Genomic segment of Microcebus murinus isolate Inina chromosome 14, M.murinus_Inina_mat1.0, whole genome shotgun sequence:
GGGAGAGAAGCCCTTCTCGCTCTGGAAGAACTGGCCAGCCTCCTGCACTCCCCTGGGAGCCATCGTcctccccagagcccagcccgCGTTTCTGCCTCAGAGACAGTCCTGGAGACCGGACCCAGGCATCCTCCTCGCCCTGAGCCCCCTTCTCCGGGTCTCTAGTGAGCTGCGATCCGGAAGCCTGGGGAGCAAGACGTGTATTTTTTTTAACGTGGAGACCTGGCCCTTGGGTCCGGCCTTTCTCGCGCTTCAGTCCCGTGGCGCCAGGCTGAGGTGGGGCGCCCGCCGCGTGACCTGCACCGTTCCTACCAGGCTCGGATGCCCTGCAAGGTGCCCTGTGCGCACGCGGCCCCGACTGCAGCACCCTGGTGCAAGGGCTgtgccccgccgccgccgccaaagCCTCCCAGGTTGCTCACGTTCACAAAGGGGCCGCCTCCGGCCGCGCTGCAGGCGGGCTGCATGGTGGTGGTCGCCGCGGAGGCGCCGgtgccgccgctgccgccgcctgCCGGGTACGCACAGCCGTAGCTGCCGCTATAGGCCGCTGCAGCGGCTGCGGCGGCTGCTGCGGCCGCAGCCGAGTTCCCATAGCCGTAGGCAGGAAAGCTGTTGTAGGAGTAGGCGCTGGCGCCCACGCTGTAGGGCGCGCCGTAGGCCTGCGCGCTGGGCGTGACGCACGGTTTGCCGTCCCGCACCAGCACCGGTACTGCCacgcggcgcggcggcggcggggcagCGTGTGCGCCCAGCTCCAGAGACTTGTCCTGCCGCTGTCTCTTGCACTTGTACCTGCGATTCTGGAACCAGATTTTCACCTGCGTGGACGTGAGCTTCAGGCTGCTGGCGAGATGCTCGCGCTCGGGCGCCGATAGGTACCGCTGCTGCTTGAACCTGCGTTCCAGCTCGAAGACCTGGGCTTGCGAGAAGAGGACCCGGGGCTTCCGGCGGCTGCGCGGCTTCGGCCTTTCGCTCTCCTCCGCCGCCTTACAGTCTCCGGCCGCCTCTAGAGGCTTCTTCAGCTGGCAGCTTTCTGCGGAAGAAGCAAAACAACAGCGTCCCTTAGCTGCTCCCGGCCTCACCGCGGCTCCTGTCCTGGAGCACTGTGGCCCCTTTTGGTGGCGGCGCGGAGCGTGAGGTAGTAAATGCCTGGACTTTTTGGAAGGTTTGTGGCTCCTGGCGCTTTGGGACCCTGCGACAGACTGAGTACCCAAAGAACGCCCTCAGCCGGCGGAGGCACGTTCCGTGGGGAGGGGTAGTTAGTGCGCATTTATTTAGGTCTTGAGCATCTGCGAGAGAAGAGATTACCCTGTATTAAATGTGCGGCTCGACGTGCTAATGACTATTTTCTGGATGTAGGCTTGCAACTACATATTAACTACCGTATTTGCAAACTCATTTGCCTTCCACTCCACCACGGATATCTGAAGGTGTGAGGCGTGTTGGTATTAGGGGGCCTGATGTGCATGGGTTGTGAGAAAATCTTTGTTTGAAGTGTGACGCTTGTATATTGcccagagacttttttttttttttgcttataaacGTCTACATGCAAATGTGTATGACACTAATTTTGActttagagagaaaaagaagtttgATTTTAGACAGTTTCGTGTCAATTTTAAGCCCCGGGAGCTGTCAGAGCATAGATAGGCCTTGAACTCTGCCGCATCAAACctccttttggggaaaaaagagattCTTTGACTCTGTCCCCTAAGGTACACTTCCTTGGGAGCTTTATTCAGCTATCCCGTCTCCCTATCCAATTCACCTCCCCTCTGATGTGAGCAGCCAGGATCTCAGACACTAGTTCGGCGCGTTTCCTATTCGGCCCCACAGACTGGGACACAAAGCAAAACGTCACGAATTTTCAAAAAAGGCCAGCGCCTCAGGGGTGTGAGAGCCATGGTCGCGTGGAATAGACTGCGTTCACACGCACTCTCCTACCATCCCCTCCCCTTAGCTGCCAGGTGCCCTGGGTTCAAGGACGCTGAGCTTCAAGCACGAAAGCGAGGAAACCACCCAGCTGGTCTCTACCGAAGTTCTACGTCCTGGGACGGACGCTAGAGACACAACTTGCTTGGGTTGTCTTTTGGGAAAAGGGGTGGCTACCCTGGCCTAAGAGAAAGCGAATAAGATTCAGGTTTCTACTGCTTGGGGAATACCCGGTTTTTTTGGAGGTAAGAgcaaaaatattgtaaattaagACCCAGCCTCTGAGCCCATGTCGCCCATCTGCATCAAGGCAGCAATGCGCACTTTCCCTTCCCTTGGGGGCTGCGTCGTCTCGCCCTTCTGCGGGAGTAGTTGTCAGGGTCACCTCCgtctctctccaccccagctcCCTTGCAGG
This window contains:
- the NKX2-3 gene encoding homeobox protein Nkx-2.3; protein product: MMLPSPVTSTPFSVKDILNLEQQQQHFHGAHLQADLEHHFHSAPCMLAAAEGTQFSDGGEEDEEEEGEKLSYLNSLTATDGHGDSGLCPQSYVHTVLRDSCSRPKEHEEEPEVVRDRSQKSCQLKKPLEAAGDCKAAEESERPKPRSRRKPRVLFSQAQVFELERRFKQQRYLSAPEREHLASSLKLTSTQVKIWFQNRRYKCKRQRQDKSLELGAHAAPPPPRRVAVPVLVRDGKPCVTPSAQAYGAPYSVGASAYSYNSFPAYGYGNSAAAAAAAAAAAAAYSGSYGCAYPAGGGSGGTGASAATTTMQPACSAAGGGPFVNVSNLGGFGGGGGAQPLHQGAAVGAACAQGTLQGIRAW